The nucleotide sequence CTGGTCGTTGACAGGTAAACCGTTGACCTGGGTCGTGGGTTTGACTCTACCTTGCCGCTGCTGCATGACATGGGCGAGTTCATGACCCAGCAGGGCCTGCCCGGAACGGGTAGCCGGATTAAATTGTCCAGGAGCAAAGTGGATGTGGTTGCCCTGGGTGTAGGCGATCGCCCCGACTGAACCGACATGATTGCCCTCATGCAGTTTTACGTTGGCAAAGTTGGCATTAAACGCACGTTCCATCTGGGTGCGGAGCGGTGCTGGAATGGCGCGTCCCCCACTGGGAACAATTGCGGTGTGCTGGAATGAGGGCGGACTATCGTTGTCGGGCTGTCGAGATCGAGGAGCGTGCGATCGCTGGGGCATGGCTCAGACCCTTTAGACTATAGCTAAGATTTTATATCCTTTAGAAATTGGATGGCGGAAACCCAAGACCTCCGAGGTTTTGAAAACCTCGGAGGTCTGAAGCTTCAAAACTTCTTCGGACGTTGGATTGGCTGCACCAATGGAGTAGGGCTATTTCCTACGGCATTTTTTCAACCTCTGATCGCATCCGCTCTAAGGTGCGATGCATCTGGTCAAACATTTGCTGAGGAGTCACCCCAAACTGACCCAACTGGGTTTTCAGTTGCTCCACAGTCATCTGAGCCATAAAGTCTTCGGATAGCTCAAACCGCTTCATAAAAATGCGGTAACGATCCATAATGGCTTCCATCTGTTCGATGAAGAGCTTTTTACCCTCACGGTCAAACTTGCCATAGTCTTCGCCCAGCTTCATGAGCGACTGGTAATCCTCAAATAGCTGCCTGGCTTCCTGTTGAATAATCTCAGAGTCAAAAAATCCCATTGCCCTTCAATCAGATAGCTATAATACCAACCAACTTTTATAAGTTGCCTTTACTTTAAGTTGCCTTTAAGGACTGTCCGAACAGCCCCAACCCGAAGCCTGAACCCAGACTGAGAAAGTTTTTGGATAGCCCTTCAGAACTGTGCCCAGGCATAGAGTGAATCGAAGCAAGATTTCAACTCATCTATATAGATCACGCTAGCGTGATCTATAACGTTCTTGAATCCAGTGAGGTCCATACATAGCTGTGAACTTTTGAGGCAAACAGGTATGGCGGTGGCCATTCAGATTAGGACAACTTAGAACGCTCAACCCAGGATCCTGTCATCCTTCCTTCCCTGTACCCTGCCCTCTGTCCCCTGCTATAAGATGCACCTCACCCAGACGGGAAACGCTACAGCCACTTCCCGGGTCCTGGAACTGGCAGTGCCCTCCTCTGAACTATAAAAATATTGTAATGCAGGCACCCAACTGAGTTAAGTAAACCCAGGTAGGGGTTTCACTACCCTATTTTTTCGATCGAAAAAACCCAAACAGTCCGCCTCCCTTTGCGTTATCAGACTTCCGCTGGTTACCCGTTGGGGTGCCATTTTGTCTGGCATCATCAGCAATGATTGGAATCCCAAGCTTTGAAGCATATTGGCGGGCAAGATGATCACGGGGATTCAGCTTTAATGCCTGATTCACATAAACCTTTGCCATTCCAGGCAGGTTCTGGCACCAGTAAGCCGCCCCCAGTAGCGCATAATACTCACTTTTATTCGACTCGATCTTGATCGCATCCCGGAGTTCCTGGATAGCTTGCTTCCAGTTGCTTTTCTTCATGTACTCCTGTGCCCGCCTGTAGTGACGCTGGGCATAGTTTTCAGTGACCGGTGAGTCGGATACTGGCGGTGTGAATTGAATCGGTTTTGCCTCTACCGCAGCTACCACTCCGGTGCGCTTTTCTCGAATCAGGGTTTCACCCATTTTGAGCTGGGAATAGACCAGGTTTAACTCAATGATTTGTTGGGTGATGCCCTCAAACTGGGTGGGAGGACTGTATTGGGTTTCGGCAAGTTGAGAAATTGCCTGTTCATAGAACACATCGACTTCATTGACTGGAAGCTGAAGTAGCTCACAGGCCAGTTTGCTCCTGGGTAAGAGGGGGGCTTCCCGAACCATCCGCCGTACCTTAAAGCGCACCAGGGCGGCATTTTCTGCTCGTCCCTTTTCCTGCTTCAGCTTCTGGTAAGCAGGGTTGACCAGGCGAGCCAGCAGTTGACTCGCGAGTGCTTTAGTCGCTTCGTCAGCAGAGGCTTGACTATCCGGGTGAAGTAATTTGGCAACCGTCCGGTAACGGGTGAGAACGCGGCGATCGTCTGCCGTAATGGACACCCCTAAAACTGCAAAGGGATCAGAGAATTGGTTCAGCCAGTCTGATGAAAGCGAACTTGGTGACATTGATTCGGTAGCTCTGGACGCTGAAACAAACCTGTAACACTAGATGAGGCAGAATTCAATTAATTGCCGGTAGGCTGTCAAGCATTATTCTGTGGACTGAAAACCCCAAAATAAAACCCTTTCCTGATCCCAGATTCACAATTTCAAGGTTGACAAACCAGCAGACATGAGGGGCAGACGTTATCAATAGGCAGGCAGAGAGTTTGATTCATCGCTGGATAGGGGATGTTGTTTTGACTGCACAACTGACCAGGTAGTTCCTGCCTGCTCTTATCTCTACTGTACTGCTTACCCACAGGTCTAACAGGAAAAATCCGGGCAAAACATATTGAAGAATCAATATGATAGAGATTGGGAGTAGAACTGGCTCCTCACGTATGGTTTGCGACCATTCAGAGTAAAATATCTGTCCAGGTTTGTCCGCATCCAGTCAGGGGTGGCGTGTTCTTTGTGGAGTCAGAGAGGCATGTTAAGTAAGCCCAGAAGTCGTAAAGTTGCTGCTCTGCTGGCATTTGCCAGTGCTGCAAATCCTATGCCTGTTTCAGGATTGCACAAGTTTTATTTGCGGCAGCCAGTGTGGGGCATTGTGTACCTGTTGCTTGCCTGGACTCAAATCCCCAAAGTTGCCAGCGCGATTGAAGGGGTCTGGTACCTGATCCAGGACTCTGAGGAGTTTGATCTGAAGTTTAATGGAGGAGTATCGGCTGAGGGGGAAGCTATCTTGCGGTCAGAGACAGTTGACCCCGCCCGGGTAGGCGCGATCGCGGAAGCCGTGCGCCATCTGGATGAGCTGCGTGCTGATGGCTTGATTTCTGAGTACGAATTTGAACAAAAACGTCGCCAATTGCTTGATCGGATCGCATAACCCCAATGGCATTCCTGGATTGGATTTCTACTGCTCAGTCGCGCTTGAAGGCGATCGCGCCCTACCCATCCCTGCGCTCCCAGATCCTGAACAACCCCTACTATCGGTTTCAAACCCTGGAAGAAGTGGAACTGGCGGCCAGCCTGGGCGTCAAGATTGATGCCAATCAAGCCGGAGTGGATGACTGGCTACGGTTACCGGGGTTGTCTATTCATCAGGCCCGCACCCTGACAGAACTGGCTCAGTCTGGTGTTCAGTTTCATTGCCTGGAAGACCTGGCAGCCGCTCTGGGTATCCCTATTCAGCGGCTCAAACCCCTGGAACCTGTGATTCAATTTTGCTATTACGATGGCAGCAGTGTTTACACCATCAAACCGGTTAACCCCAACACCGCCACCGTTGAGATGTTGTTAAGAATTCCCAGGGTAGACCTGTACCTGGCACGGGCGATCGTCGAGAACAGAATCCAGGGACCTTACCGCAACCTGATTCATCTCCAGCGACGACTCTCCCTCCCTGGCGAACTAACGGCTGACCTGATGCACTATTTGAAGTTTTAATCAAGGGCATTCAAGGTAAGGGATTGGCAACTATATTTCGTCAGGGAATTGCTTGTAGTGCTTGCTTCAGCAAGCCAACTGAAGTTGGCACTACAAACTAAAGATTGTTGGCTGACACGATACAGATAACTTCCCTCTCGTAGAATGGGTTCAGCGATAGCTGAGCGCATCACAGGTATTCTGTTCTCGTGCAGACCCCTATAGCGTTTTTCAATTGAGTAAAGTACTTCACACCCTTGAAAAGGGCCATAAACCCTATTTGGAAAGCCTCCACTACCAAAGCCCAAACCCGGACTAAGAAAATTTTCGGACAGGTTTTAAGAGCAGGTTCAGTTCCCCTCTCCCCTTCCTGACAATCAGCAACTCCTTTTCTCTTTTCCCTCTTCTCCTTTTTCTTTTCTCTCTTCTCCTTTCTCTCTTCTCTCTCCCCTCTCCCCTCTCCCCTTCACCTCTCCTTCTCAATCAGCCCAATCCGGTTGAATGGATAAAACCGGAACCAGGCACGCCCAATGATATTTGCTTCGGGCAAAAATCCCCAAATGTGGGAATCATTGCTGTTGTTGCGGTTGTCGCCCATCACAAAGTAAGAATGGGGGGGTACTTCAGCAGGTCCCCAGAGATAATTGGGGGGGGCAGCGATATAGGATTCCTGAAGAGGTTGTTGATCCAGGTAAACAGTACCATTCTGGACCAAAACAGTCTGTCCAGGTGTGCCAATGATGCGCTTGATAAACGCCTGATCTCTGGCATAGCCCTGAATTTGAAGCTGGGGAGGCGGGTCAAACACCACGATTTCACCGGACTCCGGCGTCCGAAATCGATAGGACATTTTTTCAACCACCAGGCGATCGCCAATCGCCAGGGTTGGCACCATTGAATCGGAAGGAATGTAGCGGGGTTCTGCGACAAAGGCCCGGATCAAGAGTGCCAGAATCAGGGCAATAAAGAGGATCTGAGCATTTTCCAGCCACCCCTTCCAGGCAGGTTGGGCAGACGATGACGCTGGTGGTTGTTCAGGTGTGTTTTCGATAGTCATGCCCCCTATTCTCTCATGCTTCTCCATCCCTCCTCCCATGAACAAGGGCAGAATGGACAGTGACAGAGAGAGCCACTACCACAAGCCTTCAATGGTCTGCCCCTGTAAGGTCTGTACTGCCACACAGTTTTTGAACAGAACCTTATCTCCGACCTCAACAAATGCCTCATCTCCTTTGGAATTGAGGGTAACGCTACCATCGCTATAGCGGATTCCAGAAGCTGAAACCACCTGGGGCAGCACAAAAACGCGAGTGCCAAAGGTTGCCCGCACGGTGTTGTTGGACAAATAGTCGGCGGTAAAGCCCTTGCCGTCATCACACCGATACCTGACACCATTAATCACCGAGGGTTCTGAGTCATCAGCGGGAGTAGGTTCAGAAACGGGTTCGGCAGCGGGCGCGTCCTGTTGAGCAGAGACAGGGCAGGCAGTCACCAGGCTGGTTGAAAAGGTGAGCGCTACCAGGAGGGGGGCGATCGCTCGGTTCATATTAAACTCCTCATATAACGGTTCTCAATTGAGTGGGGTACGGAAGTATGAAGCACAGTGGGGTACTTCGCCCCCTCACTGTACTTCACACCCTTGAAAAGGGTTATAGACTTCAGGCGCGGTGTTTTTGCAATTATCCCTAAAGATATTGAACTTGATCAGGTCAATTCAGAGTATCACCTGACCATCGCTCACTTTCCGGGCCGAATCACCACTGCGCCATAGGCCTCTGGCGATAAATATTGACCGGCAGCATCTCTTAAATGCCCGGCATTGAGTGCCTGAATCAACGCTGGATACGTGAGCGCCGGTGCCAGCGTCCCCATCAATGACTGATAGTAGCCATAGATACCAGAGCGATCGCTGGGAGTTTCATTGCCAAAAATGAAGTGATTGGCTACGCGAGTCCGAACCCGGGCAATTTCCCATTCGGTAATCAACTCTTCCTGGAGGGCGCGGATGTGTTGGGCGATCGCAGCTTCCACAACCGCCAGATTTTCTTCCGGCAAATGGGCTGAAATGTAGAAGGCTCCCTGGTGCTGGTAACACAGGTTACTGGCAGAGATACTGGAAACCAGTCCGCGTTGTTCTCGCAAGTCTTGCACCAATCGTGAAGTGCGGCCATGGCCCAGAACCGATGCCAGCACATCCAGGGCATAGGTGCGGGGCAGATCATTCAACCCTGGCACGCGCCAGGTCATCACCAGACGGGCCTGTTGCAGGCTGGGATCGATTAATTCGCGCCGTACCTTCTGCTGGAAAGGATCCTCTGGTACGAAGGAACCGGGTGATCGAAGGGGAGAAATTGAGGAGGGGGTGCCAGGAACTGAGGGCTGCGTGCCGATTGCTTCCGAAAACCCCTGTTCAACAATTCGAATCAGTTGTTCGACGGGCAAATTGCCCACAGCCACCGCTGTAATGGACTGGGGTTGATACCAGTGAGCATGGAAATCTCGCATTTGCTGGGGAACCAGTCCGGCAATGACTGAAGCCGGTCCAAGCACCTGGCGGCGATAGGGAAGACGCTCAAAGGTGACCTCGGTGGCATGTTGAAAGGTTCGCCGCCGGGGGTTGTCCTGCGATCGCCGAATTTCTTCCAAAACCACATGCCGCTCCCGCTCAAACCCATCATCGGGGATACTGGCATTCATGACCACGTCAATTTGCAGGGGAGCCAGGTCAGCAAAATGCTGGGGAGCCGTGGTGATGTAGTAATGGGTGTAGTCATGGCTGGTAGCTGCATTGGTGACCGCTCCCCGCTCTTCAATTCGACGTTCAAACTCCCCACTTTGCAATTTCTGGGTTCCCTTAAAGATCATATGTTCCAGAAAATGAGCCATGCCGTTGATCGCATCCGGCTCGACCGCTGATCCAACGTTGAGCCAGATATTCAGATTGACGGCCTCGACAGGAATCTGTTCAGCCACAATGGTCAAACCATTAGATAAACGATGGATAGTAGGAGCATTGAGCGCCTGAACCTGGGGAAGCTTGAGCAGGGTTGAAGTCATGAAATGCCCTTGCAGCGACAGTATCTTTACCTATCTTAAACTGCTAAATCCCCCGATTGCCGATTCCTTCAATGATTTCATGGGCAGATGCTGGCGATGTAGCAGGGGACAGGGGACAGAGGACAGGTTCAAAAGGACGGCATGACAGGGATTTGCGATGCTAACTTGTCCTGATTCACATGGCTACCGCCATACCATTAATTTGCCTTTATCCAGGCTCCAATCTGGTTTGACTGATGGGTCAGGTCCATCAACTGCTGAGAATACAACCCTTCCTGCAACGAGGGTGCCAGGGCTTTGCCCTGTTCAATCCCCTGTACCCAGCGATCCACAATTCGGATGAAGGGAGCAATGCGCCCATCTTCAAAAGTACGGGGAAATGCCAGCCGCTCAGGAATGTCGATTTCTGTCAGCGGTTCCCCTTTCTGGCTACTCCATAGCTTAAATCCATGGACATAGTCTTTTTGATTGGAGCTGCCCAAAACCAGGGTGCCGCGATCGCCATACACTTCGACCCAGTGCCCCCGCCCCTGGTAGGTGGCTGCACTGAGCGCCATCTGGCAGGGGGTTCCATCTGCCAGCTCCAATAAAATCATGCAGACATCATCCGCATCCACAGGTTTCAGTTGTCCACTTTGAGGGTCCGGTCGTTCTGGCACCGAAACATGCAATCTGGCACAGAGTTGTTTCACAGGTCCAAACAACCAGGCAATGTAGTCAA is from Leptothermofonsia sichuanensis E412 and encodes:
- a CDS encoding DUF1825 family protein; the protein is MGFFDSEIIQQEARQLFEDYQSLMKLGEDYGKFDREGKKLFIEQMEAIMDRYRIFMKRFELSEDFMAQMTVEQLKTQLGQFGVTPQQMFDQMHRTLERMRSEVEKMP
- a CDS encoding J domain-containing protein, coding for MSPSSLSSDWLNQFSDPFAVLGVSITADDRRVLTRYRTVAKLLHPDSQASADEATKALASQLLARLVNPAYQKLKQEKGRAENAALVRFKVRRMVREAPLLPRSKLACELLQLPVNEVDVFYEQAISQLAETQYSPPTQFEGITQQIIELNLVYSQLKMGETLIREKRTGVVAAVEAKPIQFTPPVSDSPVTENYAQRHYRRAQEYMKKSNWKQAIQELRDAIKIESNKSEYYALLGAAYWCQNLPGMAKVYVNQALKLNPRDHLARQYASKLGIPIIADDARQNGTPTGNQRKSDNAKGGGLFGFFRSKK
- a CDS encoding SHOCT domain-containing protein; this translates as MLSKPRSRKVAALLAFASAANPMPVSGLHKFYLRQPVWGIVYLLLAWTQIPKVASAIEGVWYLIQDSEEFDLKFNGGVSAEGEAILRSETVDPARVGAIAEAVRHLDELRADGLISEYEFEQKRRQLLDRIA
- a CDS encoding helix-hairpin-helix domain-containing protein is translated as MAFLDWISTAQSRLKAIAPYPSLRSQILNNPYYRFQTLEEVELAASLGVKIDANQAGVDDWLRLPGLSIHQARTLTELAQSGVQFHCLEDLAAALGIPIQRLKPLEPVIQFCYYDGSSVYTIKPVNPNTATVEMLLRIPRVDLYLARAIVENRIQGPYRNLIHLQRRLSLPGELTADLMHYLKF
- the lepB gene encoding signal peptidase I, encoding MTIENTPEQPPASSSAQPAWKGWLENAQILFIALILALLIRAFVAEPRYIPSDSMVPTLAIGDRLVVEKMSYRFRTPESGEIVVFDPPPQLQIQGYARDQAFIKRIIGTPGQTVLVQNGTVYLDQQPLQESYIAAPPNYLWGPAEVPPHSYFVMGDNRNNSNDSHIWGFLPEANIIGRAWFRFYPFNRIGLIEKER
- a CDS encoding MliC family protein, which codes for MNRAIAPLLVALTFSTSLVTACPVSAQQDAPAAEPVSEPTPADDSEPSVINGVRYRCDDGKGFTADYLSNNTVRATFGTRVFVLPQVVSASGIRYSDGSVTLNSKGDEAFVEVGDKVLFKNCVAVQTLQGQTIEGLW
- a CDS encoding M16 family metallopeptidase, with the translated sequence MTSTLLKLPQVQALNAPTIHRLSNGLTIVAEQIPVEAVNLNIWLNVGSAVEPDAINGMAHFLEHMIFKGTQKLQSGEFERRIEERGAVTNAATSHDYTHYYITTAPQHFADLAPLQIDVVMNASIPDDGFERERHVVLEEIRRSQDNPRRRTFQHATEVTFERLPYRRQVLGPASVIAGLVPQQMRDFHAHWYQPQSITAVAVGNLPVEQLIRIVEQGFSEAIGTQPSVPGTPSSISPLRSPGSFVPEDPFQQKVRRELIDPSLQQARLVMTWRVPGLNDLPRTYALDVLASVLGHGRTSRLVQDLREQRGLVSSISASNLCYQHQGAFYISAHLPEENLAVVEAAIAQHIRALQEELITEWEIARVRTRVANHFIFGNETPSDRSGIYGYYQSLMGTLAPALTYPALIQALNAGHLRDAAGQYLSPEAYGAVVIRPGK